One Bythopirellula goksoeyrii genomic window, TCGTGTGGAATTGAGACATGGGTTCTTGGAGAATCCTGCTCAGCGCGCGGTCTCTCGGATTGATCTTGCCTTCTTGCTGGCGGAATGTCTGGGAAGACCTGACATGTTAGGCAGTTTGAATCGTGTTGATTCGCCTGCTGCTTGCCTGTCGCAGATAGCTTAAACGTAATTTTTTTCCAAATTGAGGAACCATCCGACCATGCGAAGTGTTGGTGTTAGAATTGGTTGTCTAGCCGTCGCTTTTCAGGGGGAATTCTTGTTAGCTCTTAAACAATCTTTGTCCCGTTTTGCGCTTGCTGCTTTTGCTGAATTGCCGTGGAGCACGCTGGGTAGAAGTAGCCTTTGGATCTGGCAGAACATTTGGGACATTTTATGCGACCTTGATACAAGGCCCGCCATGGCAATGTGCCCCGTGGCAAGCGGTCGTCGTTATATTTCATCACAATCATCCACACGTTGAAAAATCACTTTCTTTAGGAGTAATTAACTTGTACGACGCGATCATGGATCACGATTTGGAGGATGACTCGAGTGTCTCCGAAGTAGACAAGGATTTTGACACCAAGGGTCTGGGCGATAGCTCCGATTCCGATGGGGAAGGCGATCTTTCGCTCGAACTGGAAAATGATACCGACGCAAAGGATTCTGCCAACGATAGTGACAACGAGTTCGACGATGAATCGGTCGACATGGAGTCCTGGTCGGATGATCCGGTGCGCATGTATCTGACGCAGATGGGCGAGATCCCGCTGCTGACTCGTCAGCAGGAAATCAGTCTGGCCCGTCGCATCGAACACACCCGCACCGCATTCCGCCGTCGCCTGCTAGCCTGCGACTATGTGATTCGTGTGGCTTACAAGGTCCTCTGTCGCGTCAATCGGGGGGAACTCCCTTTCGACCGCACGGTGCAGGTCTCGGTGACAGATCGGCTGGAAAAGGAACAAATCCTTGGCCGCCTGCCGCACAACTTGCGAACAATCGAAGTCCTGCTCCAGCGAAATGAAGAAGACTACACCCTGGCTACCAGTAAGAGTGCCAAGCCTGCCGTGCGCAAAGCGGCCTGGAATCGTCTGGCTGGACGGCGGCGACGGGCGGTGATGCTCATCGAAGAGCTTGGATTGCGAACTCAGCGGATCGAATCGATGATTGCTCCGCTGGAGGATTTCAACCGTCGTGTTACCGAGCTCAAGCAGCAACTCGATCAGATGAAGAAGGATCGCAAACCGCTTTCTGAGCGCAAGCCGCTGTTAGTCGAATATCGCAATATTCTGCGGATGACGCAGGAAACTCCTACCAGCCTCCGCAATCGCGTGCATTACCTGCGAGATATTTTCTCGAAGTATCAGCTCGCCAAGCGAGGTCTGTCGGAAGGCAACCTCCGTCTGGTTGTCTCGATTGCCAAGAAATATCGCAATCGTGGCTTGAGCTTCTTGGATTTGATTCAAGAAGGCAATGCAGGTCTCATGCGGGCGGTGGACAAGTTCGAATATCGCCGCGGGTTCAAGTTTTGCACGTATGCCACGTGGTGGATTCGCCAGGCAATCACCCGCGCGGTGGCCGATCAAAGCCGTACGATTCGTATCCCCGTCCACATGGTCGAAACGATGAGTCGGGTCCGCAACGTGTCGCGTGCTCTGCTCCAACGGTTGGGTCGCGAGCCGACGATTGAAGAAACTGCCCGCGCAGCCGAATGTACCGTCGACGAAGCGCGTCGCGTGTTGGCCATGAGCCGTTATCCGATCAGCCTCGACCGACCGGTGGGCAACAGCGAAGACAGCCACTTTGGCGACTTGCTACCCGACTCGGGTGCGGAAAGTCCCGCGATTGGTGCAGGCCAGGAGATGCTCCGCACGCGGATCACCAAGGTGCTCAAGACGCTCAGCTACCGTGAACGCGAAATCATCAAGCTTCGCTACGGATTGGGCGACGGCTACAGCTACACCTTGGAAGAAGTGGGCCACATTTTCAAAGTGACCCGCGAGCGTATCCGCCAGATCGAAGCCAAGGCGGTCCGCAAACTGCAGCAACCCAGTCGCAGCCAAGAGCTTTCGGGCTTCTTGGATTAAGACGAGGTAGAATTCGAATCCTGGACCCCGCGGTGTGCATTGCATCGCGGGGTTTTTTTGTTGATGCGGCGAATCGAGGAATTCGACTATAATAAAACCTCAGCACAACATTCATTGAGGTATAATCTGATGCCCGTGACCATCGAAATAATCTCAGACCCGGATCAGGGTGGGTTTACCGCACGTCTGCCTGACATTCCTGCCTACGGCGAGGGCGAAACAGAGGAAGAAGCGATCAAGGATTTGAAAGAAGCGCTCGCTGGATACTTGGAAACCTATGGACTGGACGATGCTGAGAGTAGAATTTGCCAACCGGCGTTACGGACGATTGATTTGGAACTGACGGAACTGGCTGGTGGCTAAACTCCTCGCATCACTGTGTTGAGATGGTGCGATTTCTCGAACGAGAGGGATTTGAAGTTGTACGTGTTCGCGGGAGTCATCATTTTCTTCAGCGCGAAGAACTGCGAACTTCGGTGCCCGTGCATCAAGGCAAAGATCTAAAGATAGGAACACTGCGGAGTATTCTGCGAGATATCCAGATGTCTCCTGAAGAGTTTGCAAGAAGATTGAGAAATCCGTAGACGTCATCTCTTCAGATTTGTTTCCTCATGCTGCCGATACGGACTCGATGTCCCATCCAGGGAAAACCAGAACCGCTGGATGGCAACGCAGTGCTCGAGCGATGGTTTTGGCACGCTCGACTCCCAGATTGACGCGGTCGTTTTCGATGGCCGAGATCGTGGATTGAGGAATGCCTGTCAACTCCGACAAGCCGTTCTGGCTTAGTTCCTGTAGTTCGCGGATGATGCGGACCGACTCGCCGACAGATACGTCGACCGTCTTACGTGCCAAAAGGAATTCTTTGCGGTTCATCGTGTTACCTCCTTCGATAATCATGCGGGGTCAACTCCACTACCAAGACCCACATTTTGTCACCTATGATCGGTCTAATACCATGATCGCCATTTTCTGGTATTATGCGTACATGAGATACGCTCAAATTATGCTTTTTGTCGCCGGTCTTTTGTTTATCGCAAAAACTTCGTCCCATGCGCAGGTGGTGACGCTCATTCGTGGCCGGGCTTTTTCGGAACCCGTTGCGGCAGAGAAACTCGCTAAGCTTGGCGAGTCATACAACAATCAAAGGGAGTGGCAGGCTCGCGCGGAGATGCTTCGAGCCGGAATCCGGAAAGGGCTGCAACTGGAAAAGCTCCCTCCGACTTGCGAGTTGAAACCGATTTGCCACAGTAAGCGTGAGATGGATGGATACACGGTTGAGAATGTCGCGTTCGAGAGTTTGCCAGGATTTTGGGTCACGGGAAATCTCTACCTACCGTCCAAGATCGAGGGGAAGATCCCCGGGATTCTGAATCCCCACGGCCATTTTAAAAATGCCCGCCTCACCGAGTCAAATCAAACTCGTTGCGCCGCTCAGGCTCGGATGGGTGCGGCAGCATTTGCGTATGACATGGTTGGCTATGGTGAATCTACTCAATGTGAGCATCGCCGCTTTCAGGTGCAGCGCTTGCAGACTTTCAACAGCATGCGAGCGCTCGATTATTTGTTGTCGCTCGGTTTTATCGACGAGGATCGACTCGCTGTGACCGGGGCATCGGGAGGTGGCACGCAGAGTTTCTTGCTTTCTGCGATTGATGATCGGATTGATCTTTCGATGCCCGTGGTGATGGTCTCGGCCTATTTCTTCGGTGGCTGTGAATGCGAGAGTGCGATGCCGATTCACAAGACGGAAGAATACGAAACCAACAATGTCGAGATCGCAGCCCTGGTGGCTCCCAAACCACTGCTGCTCGTTTCTGATGGCGGGGATTGGACGGCAAACACACCGAGCGTTGAGTACCCGCACATCCAACGAATTTACTCGTTCTTTGGTGCCGAAGAGAATGTTGAAAATGAACATTTTCCCGACGAGGGCCACGACTACGGACCCTCGAAACGGGCCGCCACGTATCCCTTTCTAGCAAAGCATTTTGGGTTAAATCTCGCCGCAGTCGAGAACTCAGCAGGCGAAATCGACGAGAGTTTCTTCCAGGCGATTCCCGAGGATGAATTGCGCGTCTTCAATGCGGAGCATTCACGGCCCGACTATGCGCATCAGGGTTGCGATGAAGTGCTGAGGTTGTTGAATAAGGGGGGGTGACACGCTCCTACAACGAATTCATATCGGCACCTGCCATGAGTCCCGCCACTGAAATATCCTCGTCAATATCTTCCCAATGCAGACTAATGCCTCCCCCACCAATTTCGTATTTCTTTCGCTGCTCGGAGGTAGCATCGCGGAGAAGCGGAAACCACAGGATCGGTACGCTGATCACTCTTCCGTCTATCAAAGTGACGTGCATCATCGAATCGTCGAATGCTACCGACTTGGCGAGCGCAGAAGTAGGTAGCTGGCCACGCAACATTGTTCGCTCTTGCTAGACAGAGGTACTCAATACAACTCACTACAAACCAACACGAATCACCATTGTAGTATTGTCTCGAACTGACGGAACATGTTTAGTTGGAATCTTCATATTGCCATCGTTGTCAAATCCAACCGTATCGCCATCGGTGATTCTGTCGCCCCGAAGGCATATATATGCTAGACCAATCGCTAAATCCAAAATCTTCTCGGCAGATTGTTCTGAGTCAATTATCTCAATGTTCATACAATCGAAGTATTCCAAACCCTCTGTTACCAAGCTTAGGGCATTGTTTGAAGATTTGAAGCGATGAAAGTTGACCCATAAGAGAACCGGAGGTTCTTCGACGCTCGCAGCCGCTGCCATCTCGTGTATAAGTTCCGGGCTAAGGACGACATTGCCGTGACCCCAATATGTCCCCGTACCTGAAAACGAAGTCGTCATCGCTGACAGTAATTTGGTCAAAAGTACATTTCGCTCTAAATGAGTGCCATTTTTACCTGTAAGAACAACTACAAGATGAGACTTGTGTTTCTTCAAAACGGTCGTTGCTTCAGGCCAAATCCATGATGATGCACACGGCCCTTCGAGGTCTTTCCACGGAATGGGGAACTTCATGTCAGTAACGATCACTTCGTACCCATTTACCGAAAATGTTGCACCATCATTATCTACTTCTATCTTGTCAATATGTGACCCATCGGGCAATACAGCACTAATGTCTGAGCGAATTTGCTCAACAGAAGGAAGTATCAATTTGTCGATTGTCACGAATGCAAAAACAGGCTTACCATCTTTCCCCAAGGACTCGCCTGCAATTGAGTTGTTCATAAAACAGTATCCTCCAAGGCACACTACTATTAGGGATAAATGTAGAATAACTATACGCTTCATCTTGAGTCCTCGTTCTGGCGACGGGATATCGCACTATTCTCATTATCGCCTTAGATTGCAGCCTAATTGAGCTTGAACTATAGTTCACCCAGTCTCAAGTATACCATGCTTCGGATATGACTCCCCCCTTTGACATCCCCCCTCCCCGCCGCTAGACTGCCCTCTGTATTGATCGTGTGTTGGTGATCGGCTAGTGAGGATGTTGCCTCAGCCGACGAACAGGGAACACCGGTGCGAATCCGGGACGGCCCCGCCGCTGTGACCAGGCATTATCAAGCGAATTTTTCTTTAGAGCCATTGATCGCCATGTTTTGTCGTGATCGAGAAGGCCCGTTCGCTTGAGCTTGGGAGTCAGAAGACCTACCAACGCGTTGTATGTGGACCGCTGCGAGGGACAGCGACCGCGTAAACAATGAAACTCTGCTGAGTTTTGCACTTTTTGCCTGCAGATGGTCCGCTTTCTGGCTGCGACCGCGCATGGCATTGCAGTTTGCAGAACTCTCGAAAGCAGCGTATGAGTAGTGTCAAACCAATGCGGCAGCGCTCCCTGCGGCGATCCGGCTTCACCTTGGTAGAGCTATTGGTCGTGATCGCCATAATTGGCGTGCTAGTCGCACTGCTGCTTCCTGCTGTACAAGCGGCGCGCGAAGCCGCGCGGCGT contains:
- a CDS encoding sigma-70 family RNA polymerase sigma factor; protein product: MYDAIMDHDLEDDSSVSEVDKDFDTKGLGDSSDSDGEGDLSLELENDTDAKDSANDSDNEFDDESVDMESWSDDPVRMYLTQMGEIPLLTRQQEISLARRIEHTRTAFRRRLLACDYVIRVAYKVLCRVNRGELPFDRTVQVSVTDRLEKEQILGRLPHNLRTIEVLLQRNEEDYTLATSKSAKPAVRKAAWNRLAGRRRRAVMLIEELGLRTQRIESMIAPLEDFNRRVTELKQQLDQMKKDRKPLSERKPLLVEYRNILRMTQETPTSLRNRVHYLRDIFSKYQLAKRGLSEGNLRLVVSIAKKYRNRGLSFLDLIQEGNAGLMRAVDKFEYRRGFKFCTYATWWIRQAITRAVADQSRTIRIPVHMVETMSRVRNVSRALLQRLGREPTIEETARAAECTVDEARRVLAMSRYPISLDRPVGNSEDSHFGDLLPDSGAESPAIGAGQEMLRTRITKVLKTLSYREREIIKLRYGLGDGYSYTLEEVGHIFKVTRERIRQIEAKAVRKLQQPSRSQELSGFLD
- a CDS encoding type II toxin-antitoxin system HicB family antitoxin is translated as MPVTIEIISDPDQGGFTARLPDIPAYGEGETEEEAIKDLKEALAGYLETYGLDDAESRICQPALRTIDLELTELAGG
- a CDS encoding type II toxin-antitoxin system HicA family toxin; its protein translation is MVRFLEREGFEVVRVRGSHHFLQREELRTSVPVHQGKDLKIGTLRSILRDIQMSPEEFARRLRNP
- a CDS encoding helix-turn-helix domain-containing protein, whose translation is MNRKEFLLARKTVDVSVGESVRIIRELQELSQNGLSELTGIPQSTISAIENDRVNLGVERAKTIARALRCHPAVLVFPGWDIESVSAA
- a CDS encoding alpha/beta hydrolase family protein, with product MRYAQIMLFVAGLLFIAKTSSHAQVVTLIRGRAFSEPVAAEKLAKLGESYNNQREWQARAEMLRAGIRKGLQLEKLPPTCELKPICHSKREMDGYTVENVAFESLPGFWVTGNLYLPSKIEGKIPGILNPHGHFKNARLTESNQTRCAAQARMGAAAFAYDMVGYGESTQCEHRRFQVQRLQTFNSMRALDYLLSLGFIDEDRLAVTGASGGGTQSFLLSAIDDRIDLSMPVVMVSAYFFGGCECESAMPIHKTEEYETNNVEIAALVAPKPLLLVSDGGDWTANTPSVEYPHIQRIYSFFGAEENVENEHFPDEGHDYGPSKRAATYPFLAKHFGLNLAAVENSAGEIDESFFQAIPEDELRVFNAEHSRPDYAHQGCDEVLRLLNKGG
- a CDS encoding DUF2442 domain-containing protein, coding for MLRGQLPTSALAKSVAFDDSMMHVTLIDGRVISVPILWFPLLRDATSEQRKKYEIGGGGISLHWEDIDEDISVAGLMAGADMNSL
- a CDS encoding DUF4261 domain-containing protein, producing the protein MNNSIAGESLGKDGKPVFAFVTIDKLILPSVEQIRSDISAVLPDGSHIDKIEVDNDGATFSVNGYEVIVTDMKFPIPWKDLEGPCASSWIWPEATTVLKKHKSHLVVVLTGKNGTHLERNVLLTKLLSAMTTSFSGTGTYWGHGNVVLSPELIHEMAAAASVEEPPVLLWVNFHRFKSSNNALSLVTEGLEYFDCMNIEIIDSEQSAEKILDLAIGLAYICLRGDRITDGDTVGFDNDGNMKIPTKHVPSVRDNTTMVIRVGL